The Echinicola jeungdonensis genome segment TCCAATTTGGTTGTACGTTACCATTAGTGGGGTGTTGGTTTATTGGATGATCAGCCCTTATTATGTGGGCTGAGCTTTAAGAAGGTAATCTTATGAAGAAGCTATTGAAAACAGTATTTGCGTTTTGCTTAATTTATTTGGTTTCCCAATTCCAGGTATTGGCACAATGTGCTATGTGCAGGGCATCAGTGGAAAACAATGTGAGCAATGGGGAGACCACGGTAGGTGCTGCCCTAAATATGGGGATTTTGTATTTGTTTGCAGCCCCCTATTTATTGGCATTGATTATTGGGATATTGTGGTACCGACATTCCAAAAAGAATAAGAAAAGCATTGCTTGAGATCAACCTCAAATGGTTACTACAAGGCAAAGTTTGATTTTAAACTTTGCTTTTTTACTTTTAATGGTTTCCTCCCTGATTTATGCTAAAGAAAAAAAGGCTTATACTGTTCATTGCAATCTTGGTCCTGGGGGTCGTATTGGCCGTGAACTTTTTATCGAATAAACCGGATCCGGAAAAAAATGCCATAGCGCAGATTACCGATAAGGTCCAAAATGTGGCAAATCAATTCGATGATGACTTTATCCAGCTATTGATGAATAACCGGCCGGATAAACAAATTTCTTTTAGCTCCCTTAACTTTTCGTCCCAACATCCTTTTTTCCTTTTTAGCGAAGAAGGAAAATTGGTTTATTGGTCGGATGTGACCGTAACTCCCAGTTTTGATAGTTTTCATACTGATCATAATTACAGGTCATATCAATTGATTGATAATGATAAGGGAACATATTTTAGTAGGGTAAGAAGGGTGATCAGGAATAACCAGGTTTATTGGCTTGTCCAAATGTATTCCCTTTTCGATAAGGTGGAATTAGATAATGAGTATCTTCAATCGGGACATAATCCTGCCATCTTTGGCAATGACAGGTTCATTCTTTCTTCGGAACCCATGGATAATTATTGGGATATTAGGGGAGAAAAAGGGCAATATTTTTTTTCGGTTTCCCTCCGGCCAGGTTACAGGCAGGTAGGTCACTCCTCTAATTTTGCCCTATTATTGTTTTTCTTTTCCCTTTTGGGCCTTGTTACCATATTGGGAGGAGATTTTGTTGCCAAAATATGGAAAAAAGGGCTCCAGGTATTGGCCTTGATATATACCACCATCATTGTAGTAAGTGTGCGGGGGATTATGTTGGTATTTAATTTTCCGCAAGACTATTTCAATTGGCCTTTGTTTGACCCGGGTAATTATGCTTCATCTCTGCTTAACCCCAGTTTGGGGGATTTGCTGTTAAATGTGATGGCTTCATTGGTGATATTATCTATGTTGATAAGCATGTTGGGCAGGAAAAGGGTGCTCATTCAGTTTGGAAAATTACGGGAACGATATTACGATTGGATGTTTTTTTTGTTAGCCTATTTCCTCTCTACAGTATTTTTATACCTGTTTTTTCAGTTGTTTACTAATATTGCCAGCAATTCCCAATGGGATCTGAATATCCTGGCTATTCCAACTTTTGATTATTTTAAAGGGATCAGTCTGTTTATCATTTTTTTAGGAGGAGCAGGGTATCTGCTTTTTTCCATCATGGCCATTAGATTGGTTTTTTACAAAAGTAAATCCAAAAAGACCTATGCCCTTAAAATCCTGATATTATTTGCTGTTCCATTTATTTTGATCAGTGGATATTATGATTTTATTTATTTGATTGTCTTTCTGGCACATTTTATTCTATTGATAGCCATTGTGAGTTTCGAGCTTTACGACAATATCTTTAAGCTTCATTTGAATACTTTTTTGACCTTTTTCTTTGGGTGTTTGGTAGGTGCAATTATTACAGGGGCAGCCTCTTATCAGGATTTTAGAAAACAGGAGATACGTTCCAAGGTCAAGTTGGCCAATCAGGTCCTTATGGAAAATGATGTGATGGCAGAATTTTTACTGAGTGATGTGATGGATAGGATCAGGGAAGATTTGTTTATAAAAAATAAAATGACGGCCCCCTTCCAGTCAAAAATTCCCATCGGACAAAAAATCAGGAAAATCCACTTGAACAACTACTTTGATCAATATGACCTGAAAGTTCTGGTGTTCAATCCCAAAGGGGAGGAAATCCTTCACCGGGACCGGGAAAAAAATCTGGATGATTATAGGTTCAAATACATGAACAGTGACTTTGCCACCAGTGTACGGGATTTGTATTTTTTAAAAGGCAATGAAGGCATTGAGGGCAACCGTTTTTATGCTTTTATTTCATTAAATAAAGGGGATGATTTCATAGGGACCATCTTATTGGAACTTACTCAACAAAGAGTCCATTCCACCAGTGTATTTCCCAAGTTACTTTTGGATAGGAAATATGCCGAAAACTTATACGACAAGAGTTTTGATTATGCCATATTCAGGGATTCGGTGCTTCAGTATGGAGTAGGAAATTACAATTATAGAGCCCCGGAAGTAAATGGTATGTTGGATAATAATAACCTCTATACAACCGGCCTTTTCCGGAATAATTACCATCATTTTGGAGTGGTAAATCAGTCCAGGATTATATTGATCAGTTCCCCCATTTACCCACTCAATTATATTCTTGCGGATGTATCCTTGTTTTTTGTGGGGTACATCGCTTTTACCCTTTTGTTTATAATAATTTATGTGCTGGCAAATGGTATAAGTAAGGTCCGGTTTAATTACGCAACCAAACTGCAATTTTACCTCAATTTTGCCTTTTTTATTCCAATGTTGATCATCAGTGTAATTGCCATTGGTCTGCTAAGCAATTCCTATTTGGAGGATCTCCATCGCCAATATTTTGAAAAAGCTTCTATCATCAGAGACAACCTGACCAAGTACCTGGAGGAAGAAAGTAAGGGGACCATGGATAGAGATGATTTTCTGGCAGAAGTGTATAGGTTGGCCGAAACCACTGCAACGGATATCAATGTTTATTTTCCCAATGGTAAACTGATGGCCACTAACCAACCCAATATTTTTGACAAAAAAATATTAACTCAATACCTCAACCCCAAAGCTTATGCTGAAATTTTGGAAGCCAAAAACAACCGGTTGATTTTGGATGAACAGGTGGGCAATTTGAAATATAAGACCGTATACCTTGCCCTCAGGGATACTCAAAGTCAGAATACTTTGGGGATCATTGCCATTCCGTTTTTTGAATCTGAGGAAGAGCTGAATGTCCTTATTGCCGATGTTTTCAGTACCATCATTAATATTTTTGTAGTTATATTTATTCTTTTTCTGGTGGTAGCTTATTTTGTGTCCAAAAGGCTTACCGATCCGTTCAAGCTTTTGACCCAAAAGCTAAAAGCCACCAGCTTGGAGAGCAACGAGCCTATGTACTGGCCCATTAAGGATGAAATCGGCATGCTGGTCAATGAATATAACAATATGCTTTTTAAGCTGGATGAGAGTAAAAAAGTCCTGGCCAAACAGGAAAAAGAATCTGCTTGGAAGGAAATGGCAAAACAGGTGGCACATGAGATTAAAAATCCTCTTACCCCTATGAAGCTGACCCTTCAGCACCTGCTTAGATTGCAATCAGAAGGCAAGCTGAATGATCCCAAATACCTGAAAAGGCCGGTTTATAATTTGATCCATCAGGTGGATACTTTGAGTGATATTGCTAACTCTTTTTCGACATTTGCCAAAATGCCACTTCCTAAAAATGAAGAACTTGACTTTAAGCAAGTGGTAAGCAAAGCTGTGGATCTTTTTAAAAACCATGAAAAAGGAAAAGTAGTCTTTCATAAAAATGTAAAGGGTAAATTGCCTGTAATGGGGGATGGCAAACTTTTTGGCCGTGTAATTTCTAATTTGATCATCAATGGTATTCAAGCGGTGGATGAGGGAAACGAACCACTGATTGAGGTTACCTTATCCGTTGCTGATGGATGGACCCAGGTGGAAGTAAAAGATAACGGAAGGGGAATTCCGGAAGAGTTAAAAGGCAAAATATTTATCCCCAGTTTCAGTACCAAGTCAGATGGGTCTGGCCTGGGCCTGGCTATTGCCAAGAGAGGGGTGGAAACCGCTGGAGGTAAAATCTGGTTTGAATCAGAACTCGATAAAGGAACTTCATTTTTCCTGGCTTTCCCACTGATCGGGGAATAATAGGAGAAGATTTTGAAGGTTTATCCTATTAATGCTTTGCAAATTTTATCAGCTGTTATGATATCCAAAATGAAAAGCAAGGTATCAATGGTTAGGAATAATGAAATAAAATGAAAGGGTTGAAAAATTCAAATTTCAATCTTTTTCATTTTTCTATACACCATTGGTTTTTGAATAAATGCCTACTCCAAATTCGACTAAATAATGAGGAGATTAAAATAATGTCATGCGTGAAGATTAACCGGGTGGGTAAATAAAAAAAGTTGTGTTGACTAAATGTTGCCCTATTAACCCAATGCCATTTCTTCATGTATTTATACATGGTACCTTGTACTTGATACTGTTTCAAAGTTGCATGGAAAATTTCCCATTAAAATAAAAGTATCCAATTTGAGGAATATGATAATTTAATAAAAAATAGAGGTCAGGCTTTTTAATATGAATGGTTTCAGTAAGAAATTATTGGTTTTGGCCATTTTGGTCAGTCTTTGCCTTCATGCTAAAGGCCAGGAAACCATTTGTAAATGGGTTAAAATAACATCTGATTCTGTGTCCGTTCAATTGGACTCCTTGACCGTTTTGGAATCTTCAATTCAGGTAAAGCATCCGGATAATATTTTACAGAAATACCAGATTAGCTCCGGTAATTTAATTTTGCAGCATTTTGAAAACCAGTTTCCAGATTCTGTAGAAGTTTGTTATCAACGCTTCTCTTTTAGTCTCCATCAAAATTTTTCTAACCGGACCCTGAAAGATCATTATGACTCAATGGCATTTTTCGATGATAAGCGGGAAAGGGTCGGAGAGGTTTTTGACTTCCGGGAAGAAATTTTTCCCTCTGACAAACTTCATAAAACGGGGAATTTGACCCGGGGGATTTCCTTTGGAAATACGCAAAATGTTTTTGTCAATTCCTCCTTGAATCTACAAATGGAAGGGGAGCTTACTGATGACCTTTTCATCAATGCAAGCATTACCGACCAAAATGTGCCTTTCCAACCTGAAGGGAATACCCAACAATTGCAGGACTTTGACAATGTATTGATCAACCTGTACAATGATCAATTTAATCTTTCCGCAGGGGATGTAGTATTTCAACAGCGGAAATCTTCATTTTTGCGTTATTACAAAAATGTGCAGGGTCTGCAGTTGACGACTGACTATGAAATCAATGAAAAATGGAAAGCCTCTAGCCAATTGGGTGCATCCATAGCCAAGGGGAAGTTTGCCTCTGTTTCATTGGAAGTGCTGGAAGGGGTTTTGGGGCCCTATCGGATTCAAGGGCCAGGCCAGGAGCGGTTTGTTATCATTATGGCCAATTCTGAAAAGGTGTATTTGGATGGGCAATTACTCAAAAGAGGGTTTAATTACGACTATGTGATCGACTACAATCAAGGGGAAATCACCTTTACTACCAATGTGCTGATTACCCAATATTCAAGGGTGAGGGTGGACTATGAATATGCAGAAAGAAATTTTTCACGATCCATTTTGATGGCTAATCATATCCAAAAAAGTGATAAGGCCAGTTTTTATGTAAACTATTATAAGGAACAGGACAATAAAAACCGACCTTTGTTTTATGATCTGGAAGATGAAGAAAAGCAGTTGTTGGCTTCTGTAGGTGACAGCCTTAATGCTGCGGCAGTTCCTCAAGTAGACAGCCTGGCCTATGATGACAAAAGGATCCTGTACAGAAAAATCCAAGAGGGCGACCAAGCTTATTTTGAATACTCCACCGATCCGGAGGAGGCCCATTTTGAGGTGAAATTTTCCAAGGTTGGGCAAGGAAATGGCCATTATCAAAGAAAAGAACAATTGGCCAATGGAGTGGTATATGAATATGTTCCCCCCGTAAATGGAGTTCCGCAGGGGAATTATAGCATTAATGCTCCATTGCCGGCTCCCAATAAAAAACAGATGATCACTGCTGGTGGTGAG includes the following:
- a CDS encoding sensor histidine kinase — translated: MLKKKRLILFIAILVLGVVLAVNFLSNKPDPEKNAIAQITDKVQNVANQFDDDFIQLLMNNRPDKQISFSSLNFSSQHPFFLFSEEGKLVYWSDVTVTPSFDSFHTDHNYRSYQLIDNDKGTYFSRVRRVIRNNQVYWLVQMYSLFDKVELDNEYLQSGHNPAIFGNDRFILSSEPMDNYWDIRGEKGQYFFSVSLRPGYRQVGHSSNFALLLFFFSLLGLVTILGGDFVAKIWKKGLQVLALIYTTIIVVSVRGIMLVFNFPQDYFNWPLFDPGNYASSLLNPSLGDLLLNVMASLVILSMLISMLGRKRVLIQFGKLRERYYDWMFFLLAYFLSTVFLYLFFQLFTNIASNSQWDLNILAIPTFDYFKGISLFIIFLGGAGYLLFSIMAIRLVFYKSKSKKTYALKILILFAVPFILISGYYDFIYLIVFLAHFILLIAIVSFELYDNIFKLHLNTFLTFFFGCLVGAIITGAASYQDFRKQEIRSKVKLANQVLMENDVMAEFLLSDVMDRIREDLFIKNKMTAPFQSKIPIGQKIRKIHLNNYFDQYDLKVLVFNPKGEEILHRDREKNLDDYRFKYMNSDFATSVRDLYFLKGNEGIEGNRFYAFISLNKGDDFIGTILLELTQQRVHSTSVFPKLLLDRKYAENLYDKSFDYAIFRDSVLQYGVGNYNYRAPEVNGMLDNNNLYTTGLFRNNYHHFGVVNQSRIILISSPIYPLNYILADVSLFFVGYIAFTLLFIIIYVLANGISKVRFNYATKLQFYLNFAFFIPMLIISVIAIGLLSNSYLEDLHRQYFEKASIIRDNLTKYLEEESKGTMDRDDFLAEVYRLAETTATDINVYFPNGKLMATNQPNIFDKKILTQYLNPKAYAEILEAKNNRLILDEQVGNLKYKTVYLALRDTQSQNTLGIIAIPFFESEEELNVLIADVFSTIINIFVVIFILFLVVAYFVSKRLTDPFKLLTQKLKATSLESNEPMYWPIKDEIGMLVNEYNNMLFKLDESKKVLAKQEKESAWKEMAKQVAHEIKNPLTPMKLTLQHLLRLQSEGKLNDPKYLKRPVYNLIHQVDTLSDIANSFSTFAKMPLPKNEELDFKQVVSKAVDLFKNHEKGKVVFHKNVKGKLPVMGDGKLFGRVISNLIINGIQAVDEGNEPLIEVTLSVADGWTQVEVKDNGRGIPEELKGKIFIPSFSTKSDGSGLGLAIAKRGVETAGGKIWFESELDKGTSFFLAFPLIGE